A region of Vigna radiata var. radiata cultivar VC1973A chromosome 6, Vradiata_ver6, whole genome shotgun sequence DNA encodes the following proteins:
- the LOC106763677 gene encoding protein MAIN-LIKE 1-like: MVRTXGASFSSRGESSRGESSRQQSSRGEGSAQGLXRRRPTASARRGWAAPIQDDPIVEDQAFEEEAYQAYEGPVQEEAFEASDDDYEEEEHDVPGIQEEDVGGFPGGPRDASLLTHYVQHVVYGISQGRDRGDMLKLISHGIKVNKLGPCAEGIQHIVLNSSLMPLTQICYDYIDKGLLLGFIERWHFETSSFHLPVGEMTITLDDVSTLLHLLVLGQLCDLEELEFEEARTALVDLLGVDGGTAGAXMEDARGTKVRLSWLRDIYVQRCRSQDWDYAARAYLLHLVGCTIFANKSASSIRVSYLLLFRDVHACGRYAWGVAXLAHLYEXLGDASLASTKQMXGYLTLFQVQT; encoded by the exons atgGTAAGAACANGAGGTGCATCTTTTAGTTCTCGTGGGGAGAGTTCTCGAGGAGAGAGTTCTCGACAACAAAGTTCTCGAGGAGAGGGTTCTGCACAAGGTTTAGNTAGGAGACGACCTACAGCTTCGGCACGGAGAGGGTGGGCAGCTCCTATTCAGGATGACCCTATCGTTGAGGATCAAGCATTTGAGGAGGAGGCATATCAGGCCTACGAGGGTCCTGTTCAGGAGGAGGCATTTGAGGCCTCTGATGACGATTATGAGGAGGAGGAACATGATGTTCCTGGCATACAAGAGGAGGATGTCGGTGGATTTCCTGGAGGTCCACGTGATGCTTCTTTACTGACGCACTATGTTCAGCATGTTGTGTATGGTATTTCACAGGGCCGG GATCGAGGGGATATGCTCAAGTTGATCTCGCATggtataaaagttaataaattaggACCGTGCGCCGAGGGAATTCAACACATTGTGTTGAATTCCTCTTTGATGCCTCTCACACAGATCTGCTACGATTACATTGATAAGGGCTTGTTGCTCGGATTCATAGAGAGGTGGCACTTTGAGACGAGTAGTTTCCATCTCCCTGTAGGGGAGATGACGATCACGCTTGATGATGTATCCACCTTACTTCATCTCCTGGTGCTAGGACAATTATGTGATTTGGAGGAGTTGGAGTTTGAGGAGGCTCGTACAGCCCTCGTAGACCTGCTCGGCGTTGATGGTGGCACAGCTGGTGCTNAGATGGAGGATGCACGTGGTACTAAAGTAAGACTCAGCTGGCTGAGAGACATATATGTTCAGAGGTGTCGGTCACAGGATTGGGACTATGCTGCCAGAGCATATCTGCTNCATCTAGTAGGATGCACCATTTTTGCAAATAAAAGTGCCAGTTCTATACGCGTGTCTTACCTACTATTATTTAGAGACGTACACGCGTGTGGCAGATATGCTTGGGGCGTTGCTNCACTCGCCCATTTGTACGAGCANCTTGGGGATGCCAGTCTGGCTTCCACGAAGCAGATGGNTGGATATTTGACTCTTTTTCAGGTACAAACATAA
- the LOC111241809 gene encoding uncharacterized protein LOC111241809 has protein sequence MGRRRLVSSYDDTTPRATRWQSPRQSLTLAEIREQLDDLTYSGVVWHPYEAHRGIRPLFGVCMYSGWIRIGDTLSRHLPEXVMRQFGFYQEIPRPPTVIADADVVAVDFAWLHFTDHVIRNVRQASHPSECVDGYIQWFTRVSHPYIIAAPADARPPLVPTQCPDVPQEARPHRRSSPPSPSGALARFRRMTRKLQSLISCRHVTEGTVAHQMAVELLQDANDGIEEYSPTRRGQRHVRGRRSTSN, from the exons ATGGGAAGGAGGCGGTTGGTGTCTTCTTATGATGACACCACACCACGTGCGACTAGGTGGCAGAGCCCTCGGCAGAGTTTGACTCTTGCAGAGATTCGGGAGCAGTTGGATGACCTGACATACAGTGGAGTGGTATGGCATCCATATGAGGCACATCGGGGCATTCGTCCATTATTCGGAGTTTGTATGTATTCTGGATGGATTCGGATTGGTGACACCCTTTCTCGACATTTGCCTGAGCNTGTGATGAGGCAGTTTGGGTTTTACCAGGAGATTCCACGACCACCCACTGTCATTGCAGATGCAGATGTAGTCGCTGTTGATTTTGCGTGGTTACACTTCACAGACCACGTTATTAGGAATGTGAGACAGGCATCACACCCTTCTGAATGTGTCGATGGATACATACAGTGGTTTACGAGGGTTTCACATCCCTATATTATTGCTGCTCCAGCTGACGCGAGACCACCTCTTGTGCCTACACAATGTCCTGATGTTCCACAGGAGGCACGACCTCATCGTAGATCCTCTCCGCCTTCACCATCCGGNGCCTTg GCTAGATTTAGGAGAATGACTAGAAAGTTACAGTCGTTGATATCGTGTCGTCATGTGACCGAGGGTACTGTTGCACATCAGATGGCGGTGGAACTGCTTCAGGATGCTAATGATGGAATCGAAGAATATTCTCCAACTAGGAGAGGACAGAGGCATGTTCGTGGTAGACGCTCGACGTCTAATTGA
- the LOC106763678 gene encoding protein FAR1-RELATED SEQUENCE 5-like gives MVYDLGFVVVIIRSDKATGVRGRKTFVKLGCERGRKYRKYKVDALPSVYGTRKCECPFRLKGRPCSDGDGWVLNVMCGHHNHELAETLVGHPYAGRLNMSEKSLLVDMTKSKVTPANILLTLKQNNDRNVTTINQIYNARQTYKRSLRGSRTELQQLMMLLDRDKYVHWSRCADDSKVITDMFWTHPDAVKLLNSFNVVFMMDSTYKTNRYRLPLLEIVGMTCTGLTFXAAFAFLSNERQSNFTWALEKLKGLFITSEGSPKVIVTDRDLALMNXIXNVFPGSYKMLCRFHIHKNVLAKCKMLVRSKEAWDVLMCAWENVMDCADERLFAEYVNGLQYASSEWPLFFEYVNENWIIPYSTYFVKVWTNKVMHLGNTTTNRVESAHASLKTILSNSMGDLCSCWDSIHNFVTIQHNKIKTSFEKSRLLTSDLFKGYRCIALGVCMNLEGPRVYR, from the exons ATGGTTTATGATTTAGGATTTGTTGTGGTAATAATAAGATCTGATAAAGCTACTGGTGTACGGGGAAGAAAAACGTTCGTCAAACTTGGATGTGAAAGAGGAAGGAAATACCGGAAATACAAAGTCGATGCATTGCCTAGTGTATATGGCACTCGTAAATGTGAGTGTCCATTTAGATTAAAGGGTAGACCATGTTCAGATGGAGATGGATGGGTGTTGAATGTGATGTGTGGACATCACAATCATGAGCTGGCTGAAACTTTAGTTGGACACCCTTATGCTGGCAGGTTAAATATGAGTGAGAAGTCATTACTGGTTGATATGACAAAGAGTAAAGTTACACctgcaaatattttattaacccTTAAACAAAACAATGATCGAAATGTCACAACGATTAATCAAATCTACAACGCAAGGCAAACGTATAAACGATCATTAAGAGGGTCCAGAACTGAACTACAACAACTTATGATGTTGTTGGACCGGGATAAGTACGTTCATTGGAGTAGGTGTGCCGACGATTCAAAGGTTATTACTGACATGTTTTGGACACATCCTGATGCGGTGAAATTGTTAAACTCATTTAATGTTGTATTTATGATGGATTCCACGTATAAAACAAATAGATATAGACTTCCGTTGCTTGAGATTGTGGGCATGACGTGTACAGGTTTGACCTTCTNAGCAGCATTTGCTTTCTTGTCTAATGAAAGGCAGAGTAATTTCACATGGGCTTTGGAAAAGCTGAAAGGTTTATTTATAACATCTGAGGGTAGTCCTAAAGTCATTGTCACTGATCGAGACTTGGCTTTGATGAATGNCATTNCAAATGTATTCCCTGGGTCATATAAGATGTTATGTCGGTTCCACATCCATAAAAATGTTTTAGCTAAATGCAAAATGTTAGTTCGTTCTAAAGAGGCTTGGGATGTGTTGATGTGTGCATGGGAAAATGTGATGGATTGCGCTGATGAGAGGTTGTTTGCTGAGTATGTGAATGGTCTTCAATACGCGAGCAGTGAATGGCCTTTGTTCTTTGAATATGTGAATGAGAATTGGATTATTCCGTACAGTACATATTTTGTAAAGGTATGGACNAACAAAGTAATGCATTTAGGAAACACAACCACAAACAG ggTTGAGTCTGCTCATGCGAGTTTGAAGACAATTCTGAGCAATAGTATGGGTGATTTGTGTTCTTGTTGGGATAGTATTCATAACTTCGTTACCATACAACACAACAAGATTAAGACGTCATTTGAAAAAAGTCGGTTGCTCACAAGTGACCTTTTTAAAGGATACAG ATGCATTGCTCTTGGAGTATGCATGAACCTAGAAGGTCCGAGAGTATATAGATGA